From one Phycodurus eques isolate BA_2022a chromosome 19, UOR_Pequ_1.1, whole genome shotgun sequence genomic stretch:
- the tmem204 gene encoding transmembrane protein 204, producing MAVQRLVAAAVAVALLSLVLNNVAAFTPSWVLQALEDGRKRSVGLWKMCPIGGERGRDDLQAGRRAQGAQRQCEGLGWGSEYAGYQESRSSVKLQFDMMRACNLMATVALTAGQLIFLLGLMELPFITRESQWWEEAIAALFQLASFVLVIGLVTFYRIGPYTHLSYSCYVDIAACLLATTAAAMLIWNILHRRDDCLAPRVIIISRSLTSPFHPRLDNDYVDSPC from the exons ATGGCCGTGCAGAGGCTCGTGGCTGCGGCGGTGGCGGTGGCCCTGCTGTCCCTAGTCCTAAACAATGTGGCAGCCTTCACCCCCAGCTGGGTCCTGCAAGCTCTGGAAGATGGGCGAAAGAGGAGCGTGGGACTGTGGAAGATGTGCCCCATTGGAGGGGAGAGGGGTCGGGATGACCTCCAGGCGGGGCGAAGGGCTCAGGGGGCACAGAGGCAATGTGAAGGTTTGGGATGGGGCTCCGAGTATGCTGGCTATCAAGAATCCCgtagctctgtaaaat TGCAGTTTGACATGATGCGCGCATGTAACCTGATGGCGACCGTGGCCCTGACGGCCGGTCAACTGATCTTCCTGCTCGGCCTGATGGAGCTGCCCTTTATCACGCGAGAATCTCAGTGGTGGGAGGAGGCCATTGCCGCACTCTTTCAGCTAGCCA GTTTTGTCCTGGTGATTGGACTTGTGACCTTCTACAGGATCGGGCCTTACACACATCTGTCTTATTCCTGCTACGTGGACATAGCCGCGTGCCTGCTGGCTACCACGGCGGCGGCCATGCTCATCTGGAACATTTTACACCGCCGTGACGATTGCCTGGCGCCGCGGGTCATCATCATCAGTCGTTCGCTGACGTCGCCTTTCCACCCACGTCTGGACAATGATTACGTGGACTCACCGTGTTGA